In a genomic window of Bradyrhizobium ontarionense:
- the glmU gene encoding bifunctional UDP-N-acetylglucosamine diphosphorylase/glucosamine-1-phosphate N-acetyltransferase GlmU yields MTARSSLTIVLAAGEGTRMRTSLPKVLHPIAGESLLAHVLAAAPKGEGAGIAVVVGPDHQAVERETKRLRPEADIFVQRERLGTAHAVLAARQAIARGADDLLVAFGDTPLISAETFARLRAALAQGAALAVLGFRAADPTGYGRLLMDGARLVAIREQADASEAERAITLCNAGVMAMDGRHALAILDKIGNANKKGEYYLVDAVAIARELGLEAVVIETSEDEVRGINTKAQLAEAEAVMQNRLRRAAMDAGVTLIAPETVYLAADTKFGTDVTIEPFVVIGPGVSIGDGAVIHSFSHIVQSTLGRNTQLGPYARLRPGTSLGDGAKIGNFVEAKAAVLEAGVKVNHLSYIGDAHVGANSNIGAGTITCNYDGFSKHKTTIGEGAFIGTNTSLVAPIKIGARAYIGSGSVITRDVPDDALALERSPQTTREGAAARFRNAKSRHKK; encoded by the coding sequence ATGACCGCTCGATCCAGTCTGACCATCGTGCTTGCGGCGGGCGAGGGCACGCGGATGCGCACGAGTCTGCCGAAGGTACTGCACCCCATCGCCGGCGAATCGTTGCTTGCTCACGTGCTGGCGGCCGCGCCCAAAGGGGAGGGCGCCGGAATCGCGGTCGTGGTCGGTCCCGATCACCAAGCAGTCGAGCGGGAGACGAAGCGCCTGCGCCCTGAGGCCGACATCTTCGTCCAGCGCGAACGGCTCGGCACCGCCCATGCCGTGCTGGCCGCCCGGCAGGCGATCGCGCGCGGCGCCGACGACCTGCTCGTTGCCTTCGGCGACACGCCGCTGATCTCGGCGGAGACCTTCGCACGATTGCGGGCGGCGCTGGCGCAGGGCGCAGCGCTGGCCGTGCTCGGCTTCCGCGCTGCGGATCCGACCGGTTACGGACGCCTGCTGATGGACGGCGCGAGGCTGGTCGCGATCCGCGAGCAGGCCGATGCAAGCGAAGCGGAGCGCGCCATTACCCTGTGCAACGCCGGCGTCATGGCGATGGATGGACGGCACGCGCTGGCCATTCTCGACAAGATCGGCAATGCGAACAAGAAGGGCGAATACTATCTCGTCGACGCGGTGGCGATCGCGCGCGAGCTTGGTCTCGAGGCGGTGGTGATCGAAACCTCCGAGGACGAGGTCCGCGGCATCAACACCAAGGCGCAGCTCGCCGAGGCTGAAGCCGTGATGCAGAACCGGCTGCGCCGCGCGGCGATGGATGCCGGCGTGACGCTGATTGCGCCGGAGACCGTGTATCTCGCCGCCGACACCAAGTTCGGAACGGATGTGACGATCGAGCCGTTCGTCGTGATCGGCCCCGGAGTCTCGATCGGCGACGGCGCCGTGATCCACTCCTTCTCGCACATCGTGCAGTCCACGCTCGGTCGCAACACGCAGCTTGGCCCCTATGCGCGTCTAAGGCCGGGCACCTCGCTCGGCGACGGCGCCAAGATCGGCAATTTCGTCGAAGCCAAGGCTGCAGTGCTGGAGGCGGGCGTCAAGGTGAACCATCTCTCCTACATCGGCGACGCCCATGTCGGCGCCAATTCCAACATCGGAGCCGGCACGATCACCTGCAACTATGACGGCTTCTCCAAGCACAAGACCACGATCGGCGAGGGCGCCTTCATCGGTACCAACACGTCGCTGGTCGCGCCGATCAAGATAGGCGCGCGCGCCTATATCGGCTCCGGCTCGGTGATCACGCGTGATGTGCCGGATGATGCGCTGGCGCTCGAACGCAGCCCGCAGACCACCCGCGAAGGTGCTGCCGCGCGCTTCCGGAATGCGAAGTCACGCCACAAGAAGTAG
- the glmS gene encoding glutamine--fructose-6-phosphate transaminase (isomerizing), with product MCGIVGILGRGPVAEQLVDSLKRLEYRGYDSAGVATLEGGVLERRRAEGKLKNLEARLQAQPLKGFTGIGHTRWATHGKPTENNAHPHATDRVAVVHNGIIENFHELREALQKKGTVFATETDTEIVVHLVDELLSQGVAPVDAVRDTLSKLKGAFALGFIFAGHDDLLIGARNGPPLAVGYGKGEMYLGSDAIALGPFTDNISYLEDGDWVVLTHKGATVYDRNNAIVDREIVKHGPTASLVDKANYRHFMAKEIHEQPEVVGHTLARYVDMGTERVVLPARLPFDFKDVQRISITACGTASYAGFVAKYWFERFARVPVELDVASEFRYREAPLRKGDLAIFISQSGETADTLAALRYAKSQGAHTLSVVNVPTSTIARESEIVMPTLAGPEIGVASTKAFTCQLMVLAALAIAAGRGRGELSEADETKLVHGLVEVPRLIAAALTTEPQIEKLAREIAKSKDVLYLGRGTSYPLALEGALKLKEISYIHAEGYAAGELKHGPIALIDETMPVVVIAPYDRVFEKTVSNMQEVAARGGNIILMTDAKGAQEATVESLVTIILPDMAATFTPIVYAIPVQLLAYHTAVVMGTDVDQPRNLAKSVTVE from the coding sequence ATGTGCGGAATTGTCGGCATTTTGGGACGCGGGCCGGTCGCCGAGCAATTGGTCGACTCGCTCAAGCGGCTTGAATATCGCGGTTATGACTCTGCCGGCGTCGCCACCCTGGAGGGCGGTGTCCTGGAACGCCGGCGCGCCGAAGGCAAGCTGAAGAATCTCGAAGCGAGACTGCAGGCGCAGCCGCTCAAGGGGTTCACCGGTATCGGTCACACGCGCTGGGCCACTCACGGCAAGCCGACTGAGAACAACGCCCATCCTCATGCGACCGATCGCGTCGCTGTCGTGCACAACGGCATCATCGAAAATTTCCACGAACTGCGTGAAGCCCTTCAAAAGAAGGGCACGGTGTTCGCGACCGAGACCGACACGGAGATCGTTGTTCATCTCGTGGATGAGCTGTTGAGTCAGGGCGTTGCCCCAGTCGATGCCGTGCGCGACACATTGTCGAAACTGAAGGGCGCTTTCGCACTCGGATTCATCTTTGCCGGCCACGACGATCTCCTGATCGGCGCGCGCAATGGTCCGCCGCTTGCGGTCGGCTACGGTAAAGGTGAGATGTATCTGGGGTCGGACGCAATTGCGCTCGGACCCTTCACCGACAACATCAGCTATCTCGAGGATGGCGATTGGGTCGTGCTGACGCACAAGGGCGCGACCGTCTACGATCGCAATAACGCGATCGTCGATCGTGAGATCGTCAAGCACGGCCCGACGGCGTCGCTGGTCGACAAGGCCAACTACCGCCATTTCATGGCCAAGGAGATCCACGAGCAGCCGGAGGTCGTCGGCCATACGCTGGCGCGCTATGTCGACATGGGCACCGAGCGCGTCGTGCTGCCGGCACGGCTGCCGTTCGACTTCAAGGACGTCCAGCGTATCTCCATCACCGCCTGCGGCACCGCGAGCTACGCCGGTTTCGTCGCCAAATACTGGTTCGAACGCTTCGCGCGGGTTCCGGTCGAGCTCGACGTTGCCTCGGAGTTCCGCTATCGCGAGGCGCCGCTGCGCAAGGGCGATCTCGCCATCTTCATCTCGCAGTCCGGCGAGACCGCCGACACGCTGGCGGCGTTGCGCTACGCGAAATCCCAGGGCGCCCATACGCTGTCCGTCGTCAACGTGCCGACCTCGACGATCGCCCGCGAAAGCGAGATCGTGATGCCGACCTTGGCCGGCCCCGAGATCGGCGTCGCCTCGACCAAGGCCTTTACCTGCCAGCTGATGGTGTTGGCCGCGCTCGCCATCGCCGCCGGCCGCGGCCGCGGCGAACTGTCGGAGGCGGACGAGACCAAGCTGGTGCATGGCCTCGTCGAGGTGCCGCGGCTGATCGCGGCGGCGCTGACGACTGAGCCGCAGATCGAGAAGCTGGCGCGCGAAATCGCGAAGTCGAAGGACGTGCTCTATCTCGGCCGCGGCACATCCTATCCGCTGGCGCTGGAGGGCGCGCTGAAGCTGAAGGAGATCTCCTACATCCATGCCGAAGGTTATGCCGCAGGCGAGCTCAAGCACGGCCCGATCGCGTTGATCGATGAAACCATGCCGGTGGTCGTTATCGCCCCCTACGACCGGGTGTTCGAAAAGACCGTGTCCAACATGCAGGAGGTCGCCGCGCGCGGCGGCAACATCATCCTGATGACCGACGCCAAGGGAGCCCAGGAGGCGACCGTGGAGTCGCTGGTGACGATCATCCTGCCCGACATGGCGGCCACGTTCACGCCGATCGTCTACGCCATCCCGGTGCAGCTGCTGGCTTATCATACGGCCGTGGTGATGGGGACCGACGTCGACCAGCCGCGCAACCTCGCCAAGTCCGTGACGGTCGAGTAG
- a CDS encoding LysE family translocator, whose protein sequence is MALNTWLLFFVTSVGISLTPGPNGLLALTHGALHGGRKTLFTIAGGLIGFVLVIALCMFGIGALVQSSITWLVVLKWIGGLYLAWLGIKLWRSPPVAVDVRTEGPKAGGQTLFRQGFLTAATNPKCLLFFSALLPQFIDPDRSLAVQFGIVAMTYTITEFVTEYAIASAAARVRPWLARVGRRFNQVCGGIFVAVGLALPLRSA, encoded by the coding sequence ATGGCGCTCAACACCTGGCTGCTGTTCTTCGTGACGTCGGTGGGAATCTCGCTGACGCCCGGACCGAACGGCCTGCTCGCCTTGACGCATGGCGCGCTGCATGGCGGACGCAAGACGCTGTTCACGATCGCGGGCGGCCTGATCGGCTTCGTCCTCGTCATCGCGCTCTGCATGTTCGGCATCGGCGCGCTGGTCCAGTCGTCGATCACCTGGCTCGTGGTTCTGAAATGGATCGGCGGGCTCTATCTCGCCTGGCTCGGCATCAAGCTGTGGCGATCGCCGCCGGTGGCCGTCGATGTGCGCACCGAAGGCCCGAAGGCCGGCGGGCAGACGCTGTTTCGCCAGGGCTTCCTGACCGCGGCGACGAACCCGAAATGCCTGCTGTTCTTCAGCGCCCTGCTGCCGCAATTCATCGATCCGGATCGCAGCCTCGCGGTGCAGTTCGGCATCGTCGCCATGACCTATACGATCACGGAGTTCGTCACCGAGTACGCCATCGCCAGCGCGGCTGCCCGGGTTCGCCCATGGCTTGCCCGGGTGGGACGACGCTTCAACCAGGTCTGCGGTGGCATCTTCGTGGCCGTTGGTCTTGCCCTGCCGCTGCGCAGCGCCTAG